The genome window AACGGGGACGACCCCGAGGCCGTGGTCTTCGTCACGCGGCTGGCAGTGGACTATCGCAACCGCTTCCACAAGGACGTCATCATCGATCTGTGCTGCTACCGCCGGCTCGGGCACAACGAGGCCGACGAGCCCTCGGTGACCTCGCCGCAGATGTACCGCACGATCAAGGAGCACCCGACGCCGATGCGCGTCTATAGCCAGCGGTTGCAGGAAGAGGGCACGCTGAGCTCTGACGAAGCCGATGGCTACCAGAAGGCCTACCGTGAAGGGCTCGACAAAGGCGAGAACGTGGCCCGTACCGCGCTCGGCATGGTCGGCAACAAGTACACCATCAATTGGTCGAAGTACGCCGAGGGCCGCTGGGATTCCTCGGCAGAGACGCCCGTCGCGCTCAAGACCCTGCAGAACCTCTGGTCGCGCCTGGAAAAGCTGCCCGAGGGCTTCGAGCTGAATCCGCGCGTGTCGCGTGTCTGGGAGGATCGAGCCAAGATGGCTGCCGGCGAGATGCCGATCGACTGGGGCTTCGCGGAGACGATGGCCTACGCCACGCTTGTCTCCGAGGGATTCTCGGTGCGCTTGACCGGCCAGGACTCTCGGCGTGGCACCTTCTTCCACCGCCATGCCTCTCTCTACGACGCCAGTACCGGCGAGCGTTTCACGCCGCTGCGGCATCTAAGCCAGGAACGCAACGCCTTCCTGGCCAGTGACACTTTGCTGTCAGAGGTGGGCGTTCTCGGCTTCGAGTACGGCTACAGCACGACCGACCCGGACTGCATGGTGATCTGGGAGGCGCAGTTCGGTGACTTCGCCAACGGCGCACAGGTACTCATCGACCAGTTCATCAGCTCGGGCTACGCCAAATGGGGACGGCTCTGTGGTCTGGCGATGTTCCTGCCGCACGGTTACGAAGGGCAGGGACCCGAGCACAGCTCGGCGCGGCTGGAGCGCTACCTCCAACTCTGCGCTAACGAGAACATGCAGGTCTGCGTACCGTCGACGCCGTCCCAGTTCTTCCACATGATCCGTCGCCAGATGAAGCGCTCGCTGCGTCTGCCGTTGATCGTCATGACCCCCAAGAGCCTGCTGCGGCACAAGCTTTCGGTATCGAGTCTGGAAGACCTCTCGGATCGCGGCTTCCTGCCCTTGATAGGCGAGACCGGCGACATCGACGCCAAGAAGGTCAAGCGCGTCGTCTTCTGCAGCGGCAAGGTCTATTACGACCTGGTTCAGAAGCGCGACGAGGACGGCATCAAGGATGTCGCCATCGTGCGCCTTGAGCAACTCTACCCCTTCCCCGCGGACGCCTACGCCGAAACCATCGCCGGCTATCCCGCGGCCAAGGAGATCGTCTGGTGCCAGGAGGAACCCGAGAACCAGGGGGCCTGGTACCAGATCAAGCATCGTCTCGAGCAGCCGCTGGGTCAATCGCACAAGCTGCTCTACGCTACCCGTCCCGGCTCCGCCACGACCGCGTCCGGCTTTCCACAGGTCCACAAGCGCGAGCAGGCTGCTGTGGTCGAGGCTGGTCTGCGCGGCGGCGCTTCGCAGCGCAACGGCGACTGAACCGGGCAACCGGTCGGCACATCATTCAACGTTCACAGGTTAGATCATGAGTATCGAAGTCAAGGTTCCCGCGCTGCCCGAATCCGTATCCGAAGCCACCGTGGCAACTTGGCACAAGGCAGCCGGGGACGCTGTGAAGCGGGACGAGACCCTCGTCGAGTTGGAAACCGACAAGGTGATGCTGGAAGTGCCGGCACCGGCCGACGGCACCCTCGGCGAGATCAAGCATGCCGAAGGCGCCTCGGTGACCGCTGACACAGTTCTGGCGCTGATCGAGGAGGGTGGGGCCGCTGCCGCGCCCGAGCCCGCGCCGGCCGCCGGCAAGAAGGAAGCCGCCAAGGAAGCCGCGCCCGCCGCCGAGCCCGAACCAGCCGAAGCGGACGCACCGCAGAGCCCTGCCGTGCGCAAGCTGCTGTCCGAGCACAACCTCAACGCAGCCGATATCAAGGGCAGCGGCAAGGGCGGCCGGCTTACCAAGGCCGACGTCGAGGCGCATCTCGAAGGCGGCGGCGAGCCAGCAGCCGCGCCCGAGCCGGCACCGGCGGCGAAGACCGAAGCTGCGCCGCAGGCTGCTGCCGGCGCACGCGAAGAGCAGCGCGTGCCGATGACGCGCATCCGGACCCGCATTGCCGAGCGGCTTGTGGAGGCACAGAGCACGGCGGCCATGCTGACGACCTTCAACGAGGTCGACCTGCAGGCCGTGGGCGATTTACGCAAGCGCTACAAGGAAACCTTCGAGAAGGAGCACGGCGTCAAGCTCGGCTATATGAGCTTCTTCGTGAAGGCAGCTTGTGAGGCGCTGAAGCGCTTCCCGGTCGTCAATGCCTCCATCGACGGCAACGATATTGTCTACCACGCCTACTACGACGTCGGCATCGCCGTCTCGGCACCGCGCGGGCTGGTGGTCCCGATCCTGCGTGATGCCGACACCCTCGGCTTCGGCGAAGTCGAGAAGCGCATCGGCGAATTCGGTCAGCGCGCGCGCGACAACAAGCTGACCATGGATGAGCTGACCGGGGGGACATTCTCGATCACCAATGGCGGTGTCTTCGGGTCGCTGGTGTCCACACCGATTCTGAATCCTCCGCAGAGCGCGATTCTCGGCATGCACGGCATCAACGAGCGGCCGGTGGTTGTCGATGGCGAGATCACCATCCGTCCCATGATGTGGCTGGCGCTGACCTACGACCACCGCATCATCGACGGCCGCGACGCAGTGCTCTTCCTGCGTGCCATCAAGGACTTCCTCGAAGACCCTGCGAAGCTGCTCTTGGACATCTAAAGACCCTGTCACATATGGCGCGCTAATATCCCGTCCGCGAGCCAGCTTGGCTCGCGTTACACACAACTATTAGGCACGGGAGAAGTAAATGAAGCGAAGCATCGCAGCCAGCTGTGCGCTGGGTCTGCTGTCGGCGCCTGCCGCAGCGTTAGAGACCTCCGTCGACCTCGACGGGCACGTCGGCTTTTCAGGGAGCTATTTCGATAGCGACGCCGGTGACAACACCAATCTGCATAACAACGCCTCGCGCATCGGTCTGACCGCCAAGGTCGCCGAAGGGGGCGTTACCGGTTTCGCGCGCTACGAGCGCGGCATGGACATCTACAACCCGGATTCCGATTTCACGGGCGGCCTCAACGGCTCCGGCTCGCTGGGCGAGGATTTCGTGCGTGAGTTCTACGCCGGCATCGAATCCGACTATGGTCGCATCACGCTGGGTCGTTTCCGTGCCGCGTATGCACGCGCCGGTCAGCGTGTCGATCCCTTCTACGACACCTCCGTCGCCGGCTTCTCCGGCACGGCTGCCACCGTGGCTGGCCAGGGCGCCAACTACGGTCTGTCGAATCTGAGCAACGGCTTCTCCGACCGCGTCGTCGAGCTGCAATCGGGCAACTACGATGGCTTCAAGGTCAACGCCAACCTCTACCCGGACGGCAGCACGGAGAATGACCACGACTATGGTGCGGGCGTGAGCTATGCCAGCGAGCTGGCGCGCGATATGCCCTTCGAGGTCAGCCTGCAGTACCTCGAGATCCGCAACGAGGCCATCTCCGGCGTGCCCTTCAACAGCGACGCCTCCGTGGGTGGTTCGCCGGGCGAGAGCACCAACTTCCGCGCCTCCGGCATCATCGATCTGGACGGGATCTCGATCGGCGCCAACTACGAGTACGTCGACGTCGACGCTGAATCGCGCGAGCGCCACTACTCCACGGTGACCGCCACCATGCCGCTCGATGCGCGCCTCAGCCTGGCGGCTGCCGTCAGCTACCTCGACTTTGCGGATGACGCGCCGGCACCGGCCATCAGCGGTCTCGGCGGCTCGATCGGCGCCTTCTACGAGGTGCTGCCCGGTCTCAACACCTACGCCGCGCTGCGCTATATCGACTTCGACGACGATCGCAATCCCAGCGACGATTCGCTGGCCGTCGCCATCGGCGCGGGCTACAGCTTCGATATGTCGCTGCGCTGATCGACAGCCTGCTTCCGAAGCACGAGAAAGGCCGGTTCCGACCGGCCTTTTTCTTTGTGGGGCCTATAATGCGTGCGCGCTGACAAATACGTTTTCCGGAGGTTGGGCGAGATGAGCGATTCCTACGATGTCGTGGTCATTGGCGGCGGGCCCGCGGGCTACCCCTGCGCGATCCGCGCGGCCCAGCTCGGCCTGTCGGTGGCATGCATCGACAACTGGCTGAACCGGGACGGCGGCCATGCCTTCGGCGGCACCTGTCTCAACGCCGGCTGCATCCCCTCCAAGGCCTTGCTGGAGTCCAGTGAGCTCTATCACCGGGCCCAGCACGAGTTCGCCACCCACGGCATCAACATCAGCAAGGCGAGCCTCGACCTGGCCGCCATGCAGAAGCGCAAGAACGATATCTCGGGCCAGCTCACCGGCGGCATCCGCACGCTCTTCAAGGCCAATGGCGTGGAAGGACTGCCCGGCACCGGCAGCCTCGCCGGCAAGGGCAAGGTGCGTTACGAGCCCATGGAAGGCGAGGCGCGCGAGCTTTCTGCCAAGCACATCGTCATCGCCACCGGATCGAAGCCCGTCGAGCTGAAGAAGATCGCGCCCTTCGACGGCGACCGCGTCGTAGATTCCTGGGGTGCGCTGGATTTCGAGTCCGTCCCCAAGCGCCTGGGCGTCATCGGTGCCGGCGTCATCGGCGTCGAGCTGGGCAGTGTCTGGAGCCGTTTGGGCGCCGAAGTGACCATTCTGGAGGCCATGCCCGATTTCCTGCCGATGGTGGATCAGGCCGTATCCAAGGATTCACTCCGCCAGTTCGGCAAGCAGGGCATGGACATCAAACTCGGCGCCAAGGTGACCGGCGCCAAGGTCATGAAGTCCAAGGTCAGTCTCAGCTACGAGCTGAAAGGCGAGGAGCAGTCACTGGATGTCGACAAGCTCATCGTCGCCGTCGGCCGTGCCCCCAACACCGATAATCTCGGTGCCGAGGAAGCAGGCGTCGAGCGCGACGATCGCGGCTTCGTAGTCGTCGACGAGAACTATCGCTCCAGTGCCGAAGGTGTCTACGCGGTCGGCGACGTCATCGGCGGTCAGATGCTGGCGCACAAGGCCATCGAAGAGGGCGTGGTGCTCGCCGAGCAGCTCGCCGGCCACAAGGGTGTGGCCGTCAATTACAACGCCGTGCCCTGCGTCATCTACACCAGTCCCGAGATCGCCTGGGTGGGCATGTCCGAAAAGCAGGCCACCGAGGCCGGCTTCGAGGTCAAGACCGGCCAGGCGCCCTTCGCCGCCAACGGCCGCGCCAAGGCGCTGGAAATGACCGCCGGCATGGTGCGCGTGATATCCGACGTCAAGACCGACCGCATTCTTGGCGTGCACATGAGCGGGCCCTACGTCTCGGAGCTACTCGCCGAGGCCGTGCTCGCGCTGGAGTATGGCGCCACCACCGAGGACGTCGCGCTGACCATGCACAGTCACCCGACGCTGTCGGAAACCTTGCACGAAGCCGTGTTGTCTGTGGATGGGCTTGCCATCCACGCGGTCAACAAGAAGCGCGGCAAGTAACCGTCATTCATTCCTGCTCTAAGGAGTAGTCCTTGCTGAAGAAAGCTCTTTCCGCGGCAGCGCTCCTGCTGCTATCCACCACCGCCGGCGCCGAGACGCTCGATCTGAATGTCTCCAGTGATGCGGTTCGTGCGGCGCTGTCCGGGCCGCTGTCCTTTGGCCAGCGCGACAACGCGCGCTACGACCTCGGTTACCTCTACAGCGATAAGCGCGATGCGCGTCTCAACATCGGCCACGCGGCGCTGATGGTTAGCGGTGACGCCGGCGCGCGTAACGCCGACGTCCAGGTGGGTCTCGGACTGCGTGCAGCCGGCATCGACCAGCGCGGTGGCTCCGGTGGCGCGGTCGCCGTCGGCGGCGACTTCGACCTGCGGCTCCCGGATTTCAACCGTATCGGCCTCGTCGGCTACGCCTTCTACGCACCGAGCGTGCTCTCCTTTGGGGACATCGAGCGCTACATCGACGCCGCCATCACGCTGGACTACGAGATCATCCGCGATGCCTCTGTCTACGCCGGCGTGCGCCAAGTGCGCGTGGAAGTCGAGGATATTCCCGGCAGCGATCTGCGCGACAACAGCGCGATCGTAGGGTTGCGCCTGAACTTCTAGATCGGGGCTGCCCATGGCCGGACATTCCAAGTGGTCCAACATCCAGCATCGCAAGAACGCGCAGGACAAGAAGCGTGGCGCGATCTTCACGAAGCTGGTGCGCGAAATCACCGTTGCCGCCCGCATGGGCGGTGCCGATATCGAGGGCAACCCGCGGCTGCGCCTGGCCGTCGACAAGGCTTTGGCCGTGTCCATGCCCAAGGAGAATATCGAGCGGGCCGTGCGGCGCGGTTCCGGCGAAGCGGGTGGTGATCAGGTCGAGGAGGTCCGCTACGAGGGCTACGCGCCGGGCGGTATCGCGGTAATGGTCGACTGCATGACCGACAACCGCACGCGCACCGTGGCCGATGTCCGTCACGCCTTCTCCAAGCACGGCGGCAATCTCGGCGAGGATGGCTCGGTGGGCTATCTCTTCTCGCGTCAGGGCGTCATCCAGGTGACGCTGCACGAGTCCGGCGCGCTGGACGGCCTTCTGGAAGCCGCGCTCGAAGCCGGCGCCGAGGACCTGGCCGAGGACGAGGAAGGCGTCAGCGCCGAAGTGCTGACAACACCCGAGAATTTCCAGCAGGTGCGCGACACCCTTGCCGAGGCAGGTTTCAGCATCGAGGAAGCGGACGTCACCGAGCGGCCGGCCGTGACCGTGGAGGTCGACACGGACAACGTCGAACGTGTCCTCAAGCTGCTGGAACGCCTCGACGAGCTGGACGATGTGCAGAACGTCTACAGCAACGCCAGCTTCCCGGCCAACGCCTTTTCCGAAGCCTGAGGCAGCCGGACCATGCGCATTCTTGGGGTGGATCCGGGATCGCGCGTGGCCGGCTACGGCATCATCGACGGCGGTTTGCGTGACAGCACCTGTATCGCGGCAGGTGTGCTTCGTGCCGATGGCGCCGACATTGCCGCGCGCCTGGGCAGCATCCAGACGGAACTCGCCGCGCTCATCCGCCAGCATCAACCCGAAGTGCTATCCATCGAGAAGGTCTTCGTCGGCCGCAACATCGCCAGCGCCCTCATGCTGGGCCAGTCGCGTGGCGCACTGCTCGCGTGCAGCGGCCAGGCTGGCCTGGGCCTCGCCGAATACAGCGCCTCGCAGATCAAGAAGGCCGTCGTCGGCAGCGGGCGGGCCAGCAAGGAGCAGGTACGGCACATGGTCGGCATACTGCTGAAGATGGACGCCAGCCAACAGGAGCTCGACTGCACGGATGCGCTCGCGGTGGCGCTGTGCCACGCGCACAGCGCGCCGCTCGCCGCACGCACCGGCATGCCCGCTGGCGCGCGCTGGACGCGGCGCTCGCAGCGTTC of Algiphilus aromaticivorans DG1253 contains these proteins:
- the odhB gene encoding 2-oxoglutarate dehydrogenase complex dihydrolipoyllysine-residue succinyltransferase, which codes for MSIEVKVPALPESVSEATVATWHKAAGDAVKRDETLVELETDKVMLEVPAPADGTLGEIKHAEGASVTADTVLALIEEGGAAAAPEPAPAAGKKEAAKEAAPAAEPEPAEADAPQSPAVRKLLSEHNLNAADIKGSGKGGRLTKADVEAHLEGGGEPAAAPEPAPAAKTEAAPQAAAGAREEQRVPMTRIRTRIAERLVEAQSTAAMLTTFNEVDLQAVGDLRKRYKETFEKEHGVKLGYMSFFVKAACEALKRFPVVNASIDGNDIVYHAYYDVGIAVSAPRGLVVPILRDADTLGFGEVEKRIGEFGQRARDNKLTMDELTGGTFSITNGGVFGSLVSTPILNPPQSAILGMHGINERPVVVDGEITIRPMMWLALTYDHRIIDGRDAVLFLRAIKDFLEDPAKLLLDI
- a CDS encoding YebC/PmpR family DNA-binding transcriptional regulator, whose amino-acid sequence is MAGHSKWSNIQHRKNAQDKKRGAIFTKLVREITVAARMGGADIEGNPRLRLAVDKALAVSMPKENIERAVRRGSGEAGGDQVEEVRYEGYAPGGIAVMVDCMTDNRTRTVADVRHAFSKHGGNLGEDGSVGYLFSRQGVIQVTLHESGALDGLLEAALEAGAEDLAEDEEGVSAEVLTTPENFQQVRDTLAEAGFSIEEADVTERPAVTVEVDTDNVERVLKLLERLDELDDVQNVYSNASFPANAFSEA
- the ruvC gene encoding crossover junction endodeoxyribonuclease RuvC, translated to MRILGVDPGSRVAGYGIIDGGLRDSTCIAAGVLRADGADIAARLGSIQTELAALIRQHQPEVLSIEKVFVGRNIASALMLGQSRGALLACSGQAGLGLAEYSASQIKKAVVGSGRASKEQVRHMVGILLKMDASQQELDCTDALAVALCHAHSAPLAARTGMPAGARWTRRSQRSKR
- a CDS encoding porin, which encodes MKRSIAASCALGLLSAPAAALETSVDLDGHVGFSGSYFDSDAGDNTNLHNNASRIGLTAKVAEGGVTGFARYERGMDIYNPDSDFTGGLNGSGSLGEDFVREFYAGIESDYGRITLGRFRAAYARAGQRVDPFYDTSVAGFSGTAATVAGQGANYGLSNLSNGFSDRVVELQSGNYDGFKVNANLYPDGSTENDHDYGAGVSYASELARDMPFEVSLQYLEIRNEAISGVPFNSDASVGGSPGESTNFRASGIIDLDGISIGANYEYVDVDAESRERHYSTVTATMPLDARLSLAAAVSYLDFADDAPAPAISGLGGSIGAFYEVLPGLNTYAALRYIDFDDDRNPSDDSLAVAIGAGYSFDMSLR
- a CDS encoding YfaZ family outer membrane protein gives rise to the protein MLKKALSAAALLLLSTTAGAETLDLNVSSDAVRAALSGPLSFGQRDNARYDLGYLYSDKRDARLNIGHAALMVSGDAGARNADVQVGLGLRAAGIDQRGGSGGAVAVGGDFDLRLPDFNRIGLVGYAFYAPSVLSFGDIERYIDAAITLDYEIIRDASVYAGVRQVRVEVEDIPGSDLRDNSAIVGLRLNF
- a CDS encoding 2-oxoglutarate dehydrogenase E1 component, whose product is MTSKYENLRQTTSIHGANAAWLESYYEQYLEDPESVDANWRAFFRGVQGGEIVTEVPHSPIVARFERLGRERRASAPAGAEAQLQQAEKQEAVLRLINYHRVRGHQVANLDPLGLSPRMQVPDLDPGFHGLSDADMDTEFSTGTLAVDDRMTLRDILRVLRSVYTETIGAEYMYLTETAEKRWIQQRLEGDAFAPKISVDRKKEVFQQLVAAEGLERYLHNKYVGQKRFSLEGGDALIPLMDEVMRGCTESGVEELVIGMAHRGRLNVLVNILGKSPADLFAEFEGKFREEDLQRAGDVKYHMGFSTDVEIGGRRLHLVLAFNPSHLEIVNPVVEGSVRARQTRRNDEKGTQIVPVLMHGDAAFAGQGVVMETLQLSQAKGYATGGTVHILINNQIGFTMPNPISAEPGTETRTSRYATDIAKMLDAPVFHVNGDDPEAVVFVTRLAVDYRNRFHKDVIIDLCCYRRLGHNEADEPSVTSPQMYRTIKEHPTPMRVYSQRLQEEGTLSSDEADGYQKAYREGLDKGENVARTALGMVGNKYTINWSKYAEGRWDSSAETPVALKTLQNLWSRLEKLPEGFELNPRVSRVWEDRAKMAAGEMPIDWGFAETMAYATLVSEGFSVRLTGQDSRRGTFFHRHASLYDASTGERFTPLRHLSQERNAFLASDTLLSEVGVLGFEYGYSTTDPDCMVIWEAQFGDFANGAQVLIDQFISSGYAKWGRLCGLAMFLPHGYEGQGPEHSSARLERYLQLCANENMQVCVPSTPSQFFHMIRRQMKRSLRLPLIVMTPKSLLRHKLSVSSLEDLSDRGFLPLIGETGDIDAKKVKRVVFCSGKVYYDLVQKRDEDGIKDVAIVRLEQLYPFPADAYAETIAGYPAAKEIVWCQEEPENQGAWYQIKHRLEQPLGQSHKLLYATRPGSATTASGFPQVHKREQAAVVEAGLRGGASQRNGD
- the lpdA gene encoding dihydrolipoyl dehydrogenase, producing MSDSYDVVVIGGGPAGYPCAIRAAQLGLSVACIDNWLNRDGGHAFGGTCLNAGCIPSKALLESSELYHRAQHEFATHGINISKASLDLAAMQKRKNDISGQLTGGIRTLFKANGVEGLPGTGSLAGKGKVRYEPMEGEARELSAKHIVIATGSKPVELKKIAPFDGDRVVDSWGALDFESVPKRLGVIGAGVIGVELGSVWSRLGAEVTILEAMPDFLPMVDQAVSKDSLRQFGKQGMDIKLGAKVTGAKVMKSKVSLSYELKGEEQSLDVDKLIVAVGRAPNTDNLGAEEAGVERDDRGFVVVDENYRSSAEGVYAVGDVIGGQMLAHKAIEEGVVLAEQLAGHKGVAVNYNAVPCVIYTSPEIAWVGMSEKQATEAGFEVKTGQAPFAANGRAKALEMTAGMVRVISDVKTDRILGVHMSGPYVSELLAEAVLALEYGATTEDVALTMHSHPTLSETLHEAVLSVDGLAIHAVNKKRGK